A window of the Microbulbifer aggregans genome harbors these coding sequences:
- the truD gene encoding tRNA pseudouridine(13) synthase TruD codes for MPNTTGNWNLDWPRALGGVAIEADFRVSPEDFIVDELAAPTADDDGEHVYLKIRKRGANTNWVAQQLAKAAGVRVGDIGFYGLKDRHAVTTQWFSVWLGQKGAPDWTQLNSDEIAVLEVLRGPRKLRRGEHVGNRFVITLRNVRGDRERAASILECLGDGVPNYFGEQRFGRNGGNLDLALQIAEDNARVKRSDRAFAMSAARSWLFNQVLAKRVALDCWREPVPGEPLAEPSGPLWGRGRNPATAELGELESSVTGEWASLSDWLEHCGLQQERRSLILKPEGYGFEWQADSLQLTFALPPGAFATAVLRELSALVNESGANIK; via the coding sequence ATGCCCAATACAACCGGTAACTGGAATCTCGACTGGCCCCGGGCGCTGGGCGGAGTGGCGATAGAAGCGGATTTCCGTGTTTCGCCGGAAGACTTCATTGTCGACGAACTGGCCGCACCGACAGCTGATGATGACGGCGAACATGTCTACCTGAAAATTCGCAAGCGCGGTGCCAATACCAACTGGGTTGCGCAACAGCTGGCGAAGGCAGCAGGGGTCAGGGTTGGTGATATTGGTTTTTACGGCCTGAAGGATCGCCATGCGGTGACCACCCAGTGGTTCAGCGTCTGGCTTGGGCAGAAAGGCGCGCCCGACTGGACGCAGCTGAACTCCGATGAGATTGCTGTACTCGAGGTATTGCGTGGCCCGCGCAAGTTGCGTCGGGGCGAACATGTGGGCAACCGGTTTGTTATCACCCTGCGCAATGTTCGCGGGGATCGTGAACGGGCCGCCTCGATACTGGAGTGTCTTGGGGACGGTGTTCCCAATTACTTCGGCGAGCAGCGGTTTGGCCGCAACGGTGGCAACCTGGATCTGGCGTTGCAGATTGCCGAGGACAATGCCCGCGTAAAACGCAGCGACCGCGCCTTTGCCATGTCGGCAGCGCGAAGCTGGCTTTTTAACCAGGTTCTGGCTAAACGTGTGGCCCTCGACTGCTGGCGTGAACCCGTGCCGGGTGAGCCACTGGCAGAACCCTCCGGGCCATTGTGGGGCAGGGGACGTAACCCCGCCACGGCAGAACTGGGAGAACTTGAATCTTCGGTAACGGGTGAATGGGCCAGTTTGTCTGACTGGCTGGAGCACTGTGGCCTGCAGCAGGAGCGACGCAGCCTGATACTCAAGCCCGAGGGTTATGGTTTCGAATGGCAGGCGGACAGCCTGCAGCTGACTTTCGCTCTGCCCCCCGGTGCATTTGCCACCGCGGTGCTCCGGGAGCTATCGGCGCTGGTCAATGAGAGTGGCGCCAACATAAAATAG
- a CDS encoding protein-L-isoaspartate(D-aspartate) O-methyltransferase has protein sequence MDRLKREGLGMTSQRTRNRLIQRLREEGISNEAVLDVMASTPRHLFLDEALAIRAYEDTSLPIGYGQTISQPYIVARMTELLLSRAKSLHRVLEVGTGSGYQAAILARLVDRLYSVERIGPLLEKARQRFRELGLYNVETSISSGGFGWPEKGPYDAILAAAAPASVPSDLKEQLGPDGVLVIPVGNERQFLTIITRRGDSQQFDVERLEPVHFVPLLGGVVR, from the coding sequence ATGGATCGCTTGAAACGTGAGGGGCTGGGGATGACCTCCCAGCGAACCCGCAACCGGCTGATTCAGCGACTGCGGGAAGAGGGAATCAGTAACGAGGCCGTGCTCGATGTGATGGCTTCCACTCCCCGTCATCTTTTTCTGGACGAAGCCCTGGCAATCCGCGCTTACGAGGATACCTCCCTGCCCATCGGCTACGGCCAGACCATCTCGCAGCCCTATATCGTTGCCCGTATGACGGAACTGCTTCTGAGCCGGGCCAAGTCCCTGCACCGGGTCTTGGAGGTGGGAACAGGCTCGGGCTATCAGGCTGCTATTCTGGCTCGCCTCGTGGATCGCCTGTATTCCGTCGAGCGCATCGGGCCGTTGCTGGAGAAAGCCCGCCAGCGTTTTCGGGAACTGGGGCTTTACAATGTGGAGACGAGCATCAGCAGTGGTGGTTTTGGCTGGCCGGAGAAAGGCCCTTACGATGCCATTCTGGCAGCTGCTGCACCCGCCTCTGTCCCTTCTGACTTAAAGGAGCAGCTCGGTCCGGATGGCGTGCTTGTCATTCCGGTGGGAAATGAGCGTCAGTTCCTCACCATCATCACCCGGCGCGGCGATAGCCAGCAGTTCGATGTAGAGAGGCTGGAGCCGGTGCACTTCGTGCCCCTGCTCGGCGGTGTAGTTCGATGA
- a CDS encoding DUF368 domain-containing protein, which translates to MSLGKSRLWGVVARGMAMGAADVVPGVSGGTIAFITGIYQELLDSISRVGPHALTVLRRHGPLVAWQYINGSFLLSLFTGILISVVSLARLIGYLLDTYPVVVWGFFFGLVLASVIPILRRVPRWNTGAVIYLILGVLVAIGVSELRPAQVPATPLTLFLSGGLAICAMILPGISGSFILLMIGIYPHVLTAVHELQLVKLLSFAAGAVTGLMLFSRLLSWLMHHYVARTLAFLGGILLGSLKIIWPWKLPSDEVAAMGDKMAPLMSNTSPWTFAEVTGESSYLLAAGAAALMAVLIVLAVDFWGHRRGAHH; encoded by the coding sequence ATGAGCTTGGGTAAGAGTCGCCTCTGGGGAGTTGTCGCGCGGGGAATGGCCATGGGCGCGGCCGATGTCGTTCCCGGTGTGTCAGGTGGCACCATCGCTTTTATTACCGGTATTTACCAGGAGCTACTGGATTCCATCAGCCGGGTCGGCCCCCATGCGCTGACCGTGTTGCGACGGCACGGCCCGCTGGTTGCGTGGCAATACATCAATGGCAGTTTCCTGTTATCGCTCTTTACCGGAATCCTGATCAGTGTGGTGAGCCTGGCTCGTCTGATCGGTTATCTGCTGGATACCTATCCCGTCGTGGTCTGGGGCTTTTTCTTTGGCCTCGTACTCGCGTCGGTGATACCCATTCTGCGGCGGGTGCCGCGTTGGAACACCGGTGCGGTGATTTATCTAATCTTGGGCGTACTGGTGGCAATCGGCGTCAGTGAACTGCGGCCTGCCCAGGTTCCAGCAACACCCCTGACCCTGTTCCTCTCTGGCGGGCTGGCCATCTGCGCCATGATCCTGCCGGGTATCTCTGGTTCTTTTATCCTACTGATGATCGGCATCTACCCCCACGTGTTGACTGCGGTGCACGAGCTGCAGTTGGTGAAGCTGTTGTCTTTCGCTGCCGGCGCAGTGACTGGCCTGATGTTGTTCAGCCGCCTGCTTTCCTGGTTGATGCACCATTATGTGGCGCGGACCCTGGCTTTTCTGGGCGGCATTCTCCTCGGGAGCCTCAAAATTATCTGGCCCTGGAAGCTGCCCAGCGATGAAGTGGCAGCAATGGGTGACAAAATGGCGCCATTGATGTCCAACACCTCGCCCTGGACCTTTGCCGAGGTCACGGGGGAGAGCAGTTACCTGCTAGCGGCCGGCGCAGCTGCGCTGATGGCGGTTTTGATTGTACTGGCGGTGGATTTCTGGGGGCACAGGCGTGGAGCGCACCATTGA
- a CDS encoding peptidoglycan DD-metalloendopeptidase family protein, whose amino-acid sequence MLKILIVSLLSFFVASCTSHPAPTHSLGQPPSDRIRHHTVSSGETLYSIAWRYGQDFKHLAAINGIAPPYSIFPGQRLRLEGQALVSAPRPASAPVRKSAPAPKPVAQKSPAKIKKSSPATVARKTVKPASGSQVGWRWPARGPLISTFRPKDPLRKGVDIAGQKGDSVLAAANGTVIYAGSALRGYGKLLIVKHNEEYLSAYAHNHKLLVKEGSEVKAGQRIAELGSSGTDRNKLHFEIRRNGQPVDPLAYLPRNP is encoded by the coding sequence ATGTTAAAAATATTAATCGTAAGCCTGTTAAGCTTTTTCGTCGCGTCCTGTACCAGCCACCCGGCCCCGACACACTCGCTCGGACAGCCCCCAAGTGACAGGATCAGGCATCACACCGTCAGTAGCGGTGAAACGCTGTACTCGATTGCATGGCGCTACGGCCAGGATTTCAAGCATCTGGCAGCGATCAATGGCATCGCTCCGCCATACAGTATTTTCCCGGGACAGCGCCTCCGCCTCGAGGGGCAAGCACTGGTATCAGCTCCCCGGCCTGCTTCCGCTCCGGTTCGAAAAAGTGCCCCTGCACCAAAGCCTGTTGCGCAGAAATCACCCGCGAAAATCAAAAAATCTTCACCGGCGACGGTTGCCCGGAAAACCGTGAAACCGGCTTCCGGTTCGCAAGTGGGTTGGCGTTGGCCTGCACGCGGCCCCCTCATCAGCACCTTCCGTCCCAAGGACCCCTTGCGGAAGGGTGTTGATATCGCAGGGCAAAAGGGGGACTCTGTATTGGCAGCAGCCAATGGCACCGTGATCTACGCGGGAAGTGCGCTGAGAGGTTACGGGAAACTGCTGATCGTTAAGCACAATGAGGAGTACCTCAGTGCTTACGCCCACAATCACAAATTGCTTGTGAAAGAGGGCAGCGAAGTCAAAGCGGGGCAGAGGATCGCGGAACTGGGTTCAAGTGGTACAGACCGCAATAAGCTCCACTTCGAAATTCGCCGTAACGGTCAGCCAGTTGACCCTCTTGCCTATCTACCGCGCAACCCCTGA
- a CDS encoding YdbL family protein: MKRLTKQLLLIIGLVIALPAMAITLDEARSQGLVGEANSGYIAVVDQSSAELERLVAEVNGKRKREYAAIAKRNGIDIAQVAARAAEKLEARLKPGEFYQDNLGRWVQK; this comes from the coding sequence ATGAAGAGGCTTACCAAACAACTTCTACTCATCATCGGCCTGGTCATTGCTCTGCCGGCCATGGCTATCACTCTGGACGAGGCCCGCTCACAAGGGCTGGTAGGCGAAGCAAATAGTGGCTATATCGCTGTCGTGGACCAGTCTTCAGCGGAACTGGAGCGCCTGGTCGCAGAGGTCAACGGCAAGCGCAAGCGCGAGTACGCCGCCATCGCCAAACGCAATGGCATCGACATCGCCCAGGTGGCTGCCCGCGCTGCAGAGAAGCTGGAGGCCCGACTCAAGCCGGGAGAGTTCTACCAGGATAACCTCGGCAGGTGGGTACAGAAGTAA
- a CDS encoding YnbE family lipoprotein, producing the protein MTGTRLLPLLLMAALFTAACTPTVAVQAPSEPITVNLNVKIEHEIRVKVDRELDNLFEDKEGIF; encoded by the coding sequence ATGACCGGCACCAGACTGCTCCCCCTTCTGCTGATGGCCGCGCTGTTTACCGCGGCCTGTACGCCGACGGTGGCAGTACAGGCCCCTAGCGAGCCTATTACAGTGAACCTGAACGTGAAGATTGAACACGAGATCCGCGTCAAAGTAGATCGGGAGCTGGACAATCTGTTTGAGGATAAAGAAGGAATTTTCTAA
- the ggt gene encoding gamma-glutamyltransferase translates to MKTIKSLHGLMALVAFPLALYGTTAGAYDRVVGEGFASRSQVLATNGMAATSQPLATQIALDILKQGGSAVDAAIAANAAQGLMEPTGCGIGGDLFAIVWDAKEEKLFGLNASGRSPKSLPFSYFSENNLDRIPSHGPLPVSVPGAVDGWYELHGKFGRLPMSKILQPAIDYAESGFPVTQLVAYYWGRSVPRLQEFPGFRETFMPDGRAPVEGEIFRNPRLAKTYKRIAKGGRDAFYKGDMAREIAAYMKANGGFLSYEDLASHNSEWVQPVSTNYRGYDVWELPPNGQGIAALQILNILEAYDLAKMGRTSSEYVHLFAEAKKLAFEDRAKWYADPAFNKIPVRELISKQYAAERRKLIDPSRSGKRYDAGHPALRHGDTIYLTVADEEGNMVSLIQSNYRGMGSGMTPGELGFILQDRGEMFSLEEGHFNQYQPGKRPFHTIIPAFVTKDGAPYMSFGVMGGATQPQMHAQIVINMVDFGMNLQEAGDAPRILHSGSSQPTDEVMEDGGYLSLEDGFPMETRRKLVQMGH, encoded by the coding sequence TTGAAGACGATAAAGAGCCTGCACGGCCTGATGGCTTTGGTGGCCTTTCCCCTTGCCCTGTATGGCACTACTGCGGGCGCATACGATCGCGTGGTGGGAGAGGGGTTCGCCAGCCGCTCCCAGGTGCTGGCAACCAATGGAATGGCCGCCACCAGTCAGCCACTGGCGACACAGATTGCGCTGGATATCCTCAAGCAGGGCGGCTCGGCGGTGGACGCGGCCATTGCCGCCAACGCCGCACAGGGCCTAATGGAACCCACGGGTTGCGGCATTGGCGGCGACCTGTTCGCCATTGTCTGGGATGCGAAGGAGGAAAAACTCTTCGGGTTGAATGCCAGTGGTCGCTCACCCAAGTCGCTGCCGTTCTCTTATTTTTCTGAAAATAACCTGGATCGAATCCCCTCCCATGGACCTCTGCCGGTATCGGTGCCCGGGGCCGTGGACGGCTGGTATGAATTACATGGGAAATTCGGGCGCCTGCCCATGTCGAAAATCCTTCAACCCGCCATCGACTATGCGGAAAGCGGATTTCCAGTAACCCAACTTGTTGCCTATTACTGGGGCCGTTCGGTGCCGCGACTGCAGGAGTTTCCGGGCTTTCGTGAAACATTCATGCCCGATGGGCGCGCGCCGGTGGAGGGGGAGATCTTTCGTAATCCCCGACTGGCCAAGACCTACAAACGGATTGCCAAGGGTGGGCGAGACGCTTTTTACAAAGGGGATATGGCGCGGGAAATCGCCGCTTATATGAAGGCCAATGGTGGGTTCCTGTCCTATGAGGATCTGGCATCTCACAACTCCGAGTGGGTACAACCCGTATCGACTAACTACCGTGGCTATGATGTCTGGGAGTTACCGCCCAATGGCCAGGGCATTGCCGCACTGCAGATCCTCAATATTCTCGAGGCTTATGACCTGGCCAAGATGGGTCGCACGAGCTCTGAATATGTGCACCTCTTTGCCGAGGCCAAGAAGCTTGCGTTCGAGGACAGGGCAAAGTGGTATGCGGACCCGGCTTTCAACAAAATCCCGGTCAGGGAGCTCATTTCCAAGCAATACGCTGCAGAGCGACGCAAGCTGATTGACCCGAGCCGATCCGGCAAGCGCTATGACGCCGGTCATCCGGCCCTGCGACATGGGGACACCATTTACCTGACCGTGGCGGATGAAGAGGGCAATATGGTCTCGCTGATCCAGAGTAATTACCGTGGTATGGGGTCTGGCATGACGCCTGGTGAACTGGGCTTTATCCTCCAGGATCGCGGTGAAATGTTCAGCCTTGAGGAGGGACACTTCAACCAGTACCAGCCGGGTAAGCGTCCTTTCCACACCATCATCCCCGCCTTTGTCACCAAAGATGGTGCGCCCTACATGAGCTTTGGCGTGATGGGCGGTGCGACCCAGCCGCAGATGCATGCACAGATTGTGATTAATATGGTGGACTTCGGCATGAATTTGCAGGAAGCGGGAGATGCGCCACGTATTCTGCACAGCGGATCCAGCCAGCCCACTGACGAGGTGATGGAAGACGGCGGCTATCTCAGCCTCGAAGACGGCTTCCCGATGGAGACCCGGCGTAAGCTGGTGCAAATGGGCCACTAG
- the pepN gene encoding aminopeptidase N has translation MRDAQPRTVYLKDYRKPDYLVDSTRLRFELEPNSTVVTSSLEIRRNPAAGEGLPPLRLDGVNLELVSVGIDGVALGVDEYTCHDEGLIIPVHRGAFTLEICNRIDPEGNTSLEGLYLSNGMYCTQCEAEGFRKITYYPDRPDVMSKFTTTIVAPRDYPVLLSNGNEIARGEIEGDRHFVTWEDPFAKPAYLFALVAGRLEKVEDQFTTMSGRKVTLQIFTEPKNIGKCEHAMHSLKAAMRWDEEVYGREYDLDIFMIVAVDHFNMGAMENKGLNIFNSACVLASPETATDAAFQRIESIVAHEYFHNWSGNRVTCRDWFQLSLKEGFTVFRDAEFSADMNSRAVKRIEDVSMLRTTQFAEDAGPMSHPVRPDSYMEISNFYTLTVYEKGAEVVRMIHTLLGEEGFRRGSDLYFERHDGCAVTCEDFVAAMEDANGVDLKQFRRWYSQAGTPLLEISDDYDSAGERYTLSVRQSCPATPGQPEKKPFHIPLKLGLLAGDGSELALDTDGTRETVLEITEAEQAFVFEGIPERPLPSLLRGFSAPVRVRYDYTPAQLRLLMRADSDAFNRWDAGQRLAFRALAQLQQDFRAGVELQLQPELMEAYRSILQQEDLDPALVAEMLTLPSAQTLAEEAEVIDAEAIIAARNFAEQNLAEALFEDLLETFRRLDHDKPYRPLADDIAERRLKNTALAYLCVTEKEEALQLADTQFASATNMTDSAAALAALVNRGDDQRAQAALQSFYERWKEDDQVVELWLAVQSSSPKRGSLEAVRALMAHPAFELTNPNRVRSVIGAFSNRNFLQFHQPDGSGFRFLAEQVIALDKLNPQIAARLVTPITRWKKYCQGQQEMMHAALQSVMDSGQLSADLYEVVSKSLKAD, from the coding sequence ATGAGAGATGCCCAGCCCCGCACCGTCTACCTGAAAGACTACCGAAAGCCGGATTATCTGGTGGATAGTACGCGGCTGCGTTTTGAACTGGAGCCAAATTCCACCGTAGTGACGTCCAGCCTGGAAATTCGTCGCAACCCGGCGGCGGGAGAGGGCCTACCGCCATTGCGACTCGATGGTGTCAACCTGGAGCTGGTATCGGTGGGGATCGATGGCGTTGCTCTCGGTGTCGATGAGTACACCTGTCACGATGAGGGACTGATCATCCCCGTTCATCGCGGTGCATTCACCCTGGAAATATGTAACCGCATCGATCCGGAGGGTAATACCTCGCTGGAGGGCCTGTACCTGTCCAATGGCATGTACTGCACCCAGTGTGAGGCCGAGGGCTTCCGCAAGATTACCTATTATCCCGACCGCCCCGATGTGATGTCCAAGTTCACCACTACCATTGTCGCTCCGCGGGATTATCCGGTGTTGCTGTCCAACGGCAATGAAATTGCGCGGGGGGAGATCGAGGGCGATCGCCATTTCGTCACCTGGGAGGATCCATTTGCCAAACCGGCCTATCTGTTTGCCCTGGTGGCCGGGCGACTGGAAAAGGTGGAGGATCAGTTCACCACCATGAGTGGCCGGAAAGTGACGCTGCAGATATTTACCGAGCCCAAGAATATCGGCAAGTGCGAGCATGCCATGCACTCTCTCAAGGCGGCCATGCGCTGGGACGAGGAAGTGTACGGCCGGGAATATGACCTGGATATCTTCATGATCGTTGCCGTTGATCATTTCAATATGGGGGCGATGGAAAACAAAGGGCTCAATATTTTCAATTCAGCCTGTGTGCTGGCGAGCCCGGAGACCGCTACGGATGCTGCCTTCCAGCGTATCGAATCCATTGTCGCCCACGAGTATTTTCACAATTGGTCCGGCAACCGGGTGACATGCAGGGACTGGTTCCAGTTGAGCCTGAAAGAGGGGTTCACGGTATTTCGCGATGCGGAGTTTTCTGCGGACATGAACTCCCGCGCGGTCAAACGCATCGAGGATGTGTCGATGTTGCGCACGACACAGTTTGCCGAGGATGCCGGCCCCATGTCGCATCCGGTACGCCCTGACTCGTATATGGAAATTTCCAACTTCTACACCCTGACGGTATACGAGAAAGGTGCAGAGGTAGTGCGCATGATTCATACCCTGTTGGGAGAGGAAGGGTTTCGCCGTGGCAGCGATCTGTACTTCGAGCGTCACGATGGCTGTGCGGTAACCTGCGAGGACTTTGTCGCAGCAATGGAGGACGCGAATGGTGTCGACCTGAAGCAATTCCGGCGCTGGTACAGCCAGGCGGGAACCCCTCTGCTGGAGATCAGTGATGACTACGATTCAGCCGGCGAGCGCTACACCCTTAGTGTGCGTCAGTCGTGCCCCGCAACACCCGGGCAGCCTGAAAAAAAGCCATTCCATATTCCGTTGAAGTTGGGACTCCTGGCAGGCGATGGCAGCGAACTGGCGCTGGATACAGACGGCACGCGCGAAACCGTGTTGGAGATCACCGAAGCAGAGCAGGCATTTGTTTTCGAGGGTATTCCCGAGCGGCCGCTGCCATCGCTGTTAAGAGGTTTCTCTGCGCCGGTGAGGGTCCGTTATGACTACACGCCAGCGCAACTGCGATTACTGATGCGCGCAGACAGTGATGCCTTCAACCGGTGGGATGCCGGTCAGCGCCTAGCGTTCAGGGCACTGGCCCAGCTGCAGCAGGATTTCCGCGCTGGGGTTGAGCTGCAGCTACAGCCTGAGTTGATGGAGGCCTACCGCAGTATTCTGCAGCAGGAGGATCTCGATCCGGCTCTGGTGGCAGAGATGCTGACTCTTCCCAGTGCCCAGACTCTGGCGGAAGAGGCGGAAGTCATTGATGCAGAGGCGATCATCGCTGCGCGAAATTTCGCCGAGCAGAACCTGGCTGAAGCCTTGTTTGAAGACCTGCTAGAGACTTTCCGGCGACTCGATCATGACAAGCCCTACCGTCCGCTGGCCGATGATATTGCCGAACGGCGTCTGAAAAATACCGCACTGGCCTATCTCTGCGTCACTGAGAAAGAGGAGGCGTTGCAACTCGCTGATACCCAGTTCGCCTCGGCAACCAATATGACTGATAGCGCCGCGGCTCTGGCAGCGCTGGTCAACCGGGGCGACGATCAGCGCGCACAGGCGGCGCTGCAAAGTTTCTATGAGCGCTGGAAGGAGGATGATCAGGTAGTGGAGCTGTGGCTAGCCGTGCAGAGCAGCAGTCCAAAGCGCGGCTCCCTGGAAGCGGTTCGTGCACTGATGGCGCATCCCGCCTTTGAACTGACTAATCCCAATCGTGTGCGTTCGGTTATTGGGGCGTTTTCCAACCGCAACTTCCTCCAGTTCCACCAGCCCGATGGCAGTGGTTTCCGGTTCCTGGCGGAGCAGGTGATCGCATTGGATAAGCTGAATCCACAGATTGCCGCGCGGCTGGTCACGCCGATCACGCGCTGGAAAAAATACTGCCAGGGTCAGCAGGAGATGATGCATGCAGCCTTGCAGTCCGTGATGGATTCGGGGCAGCTTTCTGCCGATCTCTATGAGGTGGTAAGCAAGAGTCTCAAGGCGGACTGA
- a CDS encoding histidine phosphatase family protein, translating into MPRILLIRHGEALKKPSITDPMLTPLGEEQSRQLAENLATETPVSLISSPMRRARQTAEPLAATWQRQVTIEPVVTEIPSPLELPSSERGTWIRGLLDKEWHQLDPHQLEWRLAIMDYLRGLEEDTAIFCHFMVINSVVAEVRGDSRIRQFRPDYTSITELSLEKRRLRLVRLGRCRDSNIR; encoded by the coding sequence ATGCCACGCATTCTGTTGATTCGCCACGGCGAGGCACTGAAAAAACCATCAATCACCGATCCGATGCTGACTCCGCTTGGCGAAGAGCAGTCCCGCCAGCTGGCGGAAAACCTGGCAACTGAAACACCGGTCTCCCTGATCAGCAGCCCCATGCGGCGTGCGCGACAAACGGCAGAACCTCTGGCTGCAACCTGGCAACGGCAGGTAACCATCGAACCTGTGGTAACCGAAATACCCTCTCCATTGGAACTGCCCTCGTCCGAGCGCGGCACCTGGATTCGCGGGTTACTGGACAAGGAATGGCACCAGCTGGATCCTCACCAGCTGGAATGGCGCCTGGCCATCATGGATTATCTGCGGGGCCTGGAAGAAGATACCGCAATTTTTTGTCACTTTATGGTGATCAATTCAGTCGTCGCAGAAGTGCGGGGCGACTCCCGAATTCGCCAGTTCCGGCCCGACTATACGTCAATCACCGAGCTCTCCCTCGAGAAGCGCCGGCTGCGCCTGGTCCGTCTGGGGCGGTGCCGGGACAGCAACATCCGCTAG
- a CDS encoding NADPH-dependent 2,4-dienoyl-CoA reductase: MSQAYPNLLAPLDLGFTRLKNRVLMGSMHTNLEEHPGGFTRLAAFYAERARGGVGLIVTGGIGPNEEGGVFMGSAKMTTPEEAHQHREITDAVHAEGGKICMQILHAGRYAYNPNLVAPSAIQAPINPFPPRELTSEEIEGQIDDYVRCATLAREAGYDGIEIMGSEGYFINQFIVSRTNKRTDEWGGSFENRIRLPIEIVRRVREAVGTDFIIIYRLSMLDLVEDGSTFDEVVALGKAIEDAGANIINTGIGWHEARVPTIATSVPRAAFTAITAKVKQHLRVPVITSNRINMPEVAEEVLAEGHADMVSMARPFLADADFVNKAAENRADEINTCIGCNQACLDHTFEMKLTSCLVNPRACHETELNYTPAEAKKSIAVVGAGPAGLAAATVAAERGHSVTLFDGNDKVGGQFNVAKQIPGKAEFEETLRYFKRKLELTGVKVKLNHIVSATELKDFDEVILATGITPRTPPIPGIDNDKVLGYLDVLKHKKAVGQRVAIIGAGGIGFDVAEYLTHEHDHRDQLLASDRDEFFREWGVDIELEHRAGLQKPEAVSSPRQVYLLQRKASKVGAGLGKTTGWIHRTSLKHRQVEMIAGAQYEKIDDCGLHLQIGDESRLLEVDNIIVCAGQEPERSLHTELEKMGIRSHLIGGADEAAELDAKRAIDQGSRLAAAL, translated from the coding sequence ATGTCCCAAGCCTATCCCAATCTCCTGGCCCCCCTGGATCTGGGTTTTACCCGGCTCAAGAACCGTGTCCTCATGGGCTCGATGCACACCAACCTGGAAGAGCACCCGGGCGGTTTTACCCGACTCGCCGCCTTCTACGCCGAGCGCGCCCGTGGCGGTGTAGGCCTGATCGTGACTGGTGGCATCGGGCCAAATGAGGAGGGCGGCGTATTTATGGGCTCCGCCAAGATGACCACGCCGGAGGAGGCTCACCAGCACCGGGAAATCACCGATGCTGTCCACGCCGAAGGCGGCAAGATCTGCATGCAGATTCTCCACGCAGGCCGCTATGCCTATAACCCCAACCTGGTTGCCCCATCGGCCATCCAGGCGCCAATCAATCCCTTTCCCCCGCGAGAGCTGACCAGCGAGGAAATCGAAGGGCAGATCGACGACTATGTGCGCTGCGCCACGCTCGCCCGCGAAGCCGGCTACGATGGCATCGAGATCATGGGGTCCGAAGGCTACTTCATCAATCAGTTCATCGTGTCGCGCACCAACAAGCGCACCGACGAGTGGGGTGGCAGCTTCGAGAACCGCATCCGCCTGCCGATTGAAATTGTGCGCCGCGTGCGCGAAGCGGTCGGAACAGACTTCATTATCATCTACCGGCTTTCCATGCTCGACCTGGTCGAGGACGGCAGCACTTTCGATGAAGTGGTCGCGCTGGGCAAGGCAATCGAGGACGCCGGTGCAAACATCATCAATACCGGCATCGGCTGGCACGAGGCCCGGGTGCCGACCATTGCCACCAGCGTGCCCCGTGCAGCGTTCACCGCGATCACGGCCAAGGTCAAGCAGCACCTGCGCGTGCCGGTGATCACCAGCAACCGCATCAACATGCCCGAAGTGGCCGAAGAGGTACTCGCTGAAGGCCATGCGGACATGGTTTCCATGGCCCGCCCGTTCCTCGCCGACGCCGACTTCGTCAACAAGGCTGCGGAGAACCGCGCAGACGAGATCAACACCTGTATCGGCTGTAACCAGGCCTGTCTCGACCACACCTTTGAGATGAAGCTCACCTCCTGCCTGGTGAACCCCCGCGCCTGTCACGAGACGGAACTGAATTACACGCCGGCTGAGGCAAAGAAAAGCATTGCTGTGGTCGGTGCCGGCCCGGCGGGTCTCGCCGCGGCCACCGTCGCCGCCGAACGCGGCCACTCAGTGACCCTGTTTGATGGAAACGACAAGGTCGGCGGGCAGTTCAATGTGGCCAAGCAGATTCCCGGTAAGGCGGAGTTCGAAGAAACCCTGCGTTACTTCAAGCGCAAGCTGGAGCTCACCGGCGTCAAGGTCAAATTGAATCACATTGTCTCCGCCACCGAGCTGAAAGATTTCGATGAGGTAATTCTCGCTACAGGTATCACGCCGCGTACCCCGCCGATCCCGGGTATCGACAATGACAAAGTGCTCGGATACCTGGACGTTCTGAAGCACAAGAAAGCAGTGGGCCAGCGTGTCGCAATCATCGGCGCTGGTGGTATCGGCTTTGATGTGGCGGAGTACCTCACCCACGAGCACGATCACCGCGACCAGCTGCTGGCAAGCGACCGCGATGAGTTTTTCCGTGAGTGGGGTGTGGACATCGAGCTCGAGCACCGGGCGGGTCTGCAGAAACCTGAAGCTGTCTCCTCGCCGAGACAGGTCTACCTGCTGCAGCGCAAGGCCAGCAAAGTGGGGGCCGGCCTCGGCAAGACTACCGGCTGGATTCATCGCACCAGCCTCAAGCACCGCCAGGTAGAGATGATCGCCGGCGCCCAGTACGAAAAGATCGATGACTGCGGTCTGCACCTGCAGATTGGCGACGAGTCACGCCTGCTCGAGGTGGACAACATCATTGTCTGCGCTGGACAGGAGCCGGAGCGTTCACTCCACACCGAGCTGGAGAAAATGGGGATCCGCTCGCATCTGATTGGCGGTGCCGACGAAGCCGCCGAACTGGATGCCAAGCGCGCCATCGACCAGGGGTCACGCCTGGCCGCAGCACTCTAG